One region of Triticum aestivum cultivar Chinese Spring chromosome 6B, IWGSC CS RefSeq v2.1, whole genome shotgun sequence genomic DNA includes:
- the LOC123134121 gene encoding glycine-rich RNA-binding protein blt801-like, producing the protein MDPTQTPGSMVFLMQQMERMSYQPVMDHGPLPESSFVAQARASIPAHRVTTTMATGRVRRRGVTEDIPEDVPQSIQQTSDNVRGRKRQATGGGGRGNAVRDGRGNATRGGRGNATGRGSRRTGGVSARGRGARGNDGRGGGANANGGGTGLGVGLWNLMFGADADRSRVAAEEEPITQNTPEGNEWDDDFLYM; encoded by the exons ATGGATCCAACCCAAACACCAGGATCAATGGTTTTTCTCATGCAACAAATG GAGAGGATGTCATATCAACCAGTCATGGACCATGGACCTCTTCCCGAATCTTCATTTGTTGCACAAGCCAGAGCTAGCATTCCTGCACATAGAGTGACAACTACTATGGCAACTGGAAGAGTGAGAAGGAGGGGTGTTACTGAAGATATACCAGAGGATGTGCCTCAGTCCATCCAGCAAACAAGTGATAATGTAAGAGGTAGGAAGAGGCAGGCTACAGGAGGTGGTGGTAGAGGAAATGCTGTAAGAGATGGGAGAGGAAATGCTACAAGAGGTGGGAGAGGAAATGCTACAGGAAGAG GAAGTAGAAGGACAGGAGGAGTAAGTGCAAGAGGAAGAGGCGCAAGAGGGAATGatggaaggggaggaggtgcaaatGCCAATGGAGGAGGGACTGGATTAGGGGTTGGATTATGGAACTTGATGTTTGGAGCTGATGCCGATAGGTCCcgtgtggcagcagaggaagagccAATCACACAAAACACACCAGAAGGCAATGAGTGGGATGATGACTTCCTCTACATGTAG